AAAAAGCATCGATTGAAAATCATTCGGAGCTGTACTGAATCTTACCTGTTTGGTAGGATTGTCTAACCCAACTCCTGAATAAGCACCCAACTGATATCTCTCAGCCATTGATTTTTCAACAACAGGAGCACTGTATACGGAGAATCTTTCAATTTTTCCATCAGTAGTAGGAAGAGAAACAATTACTGGACTTCCCTGACCTGCTTCCGGAGCATTTTTTAATAATTCTCTCAGGCTATTAAGATCAAATTGGTAAGACTGTAGAATATTTACTTCTTTTCTTTCCGGATTCACCCTCTCTGACACTGGCATCCAGCGTTGTGCTTGTAGTCCCATCAGGTTTAAACCTAATGCGCAGACGAAAATAAATTTCTTTTTCATTTTACTTTATTTTTTAAATTATGTTTTTGTTTAAAATTAATCAATTTTATTGACATAAAACAATCAATTTTGCTTATTTTGTGATTATTTAATAATTTAATTTAAATTAATTGATATTTTATTCAATTATCTTGTTTTGTTTGAAAATATTACAATCAATGGGGATTACTCAAGAAGAATATTTATAGCTCTTTGTTCTTCAATACCCATCATCAGAAATTATATTAAATAAAGTAGACTGAATCTTTTTGATGAAACCCTTAAGGATAATACATAAAAAAAGCCCGACTAGTGCCGGGCTTTATAAATAGGAGGATTTTTTATTTCTTAATAAATTTCAGATTTGAGATAGTTCCTTTATCTTCAATTGAAATGACATACGCTCCAGTGCTTAGTCTTGAAACGGAGATCTTATTGTCTGAGATCTGGCCGCTCATTACTTTTTGCCCTGCTATATTGGTGATTGAGAATTGTGCCTTAGGAGAAACCTGAGTTACATTCAGTACATCACTTACCGGGTTAGGATAGATCTGGATTGAAGCTTTGTCTTTTGTTATATCGCTTGTAGAAAGCTCTTGTTGGATAAGGATAGGATAATCTTCTATTTCACCATAATCCTGGCTGCTACAACCGTTTTGTGGCTGGGTACCATATGCCATTACAACTCTCATGATCACATTTCCTCCTGTATAAGCATTCATAGGTACAGAGAATGTTCCTGTTACCGGAGTAATTTTATTAGGAACACTTGTGAAAATAATTTCAGACTCAGCAAAATATCCGTCTTTATTAAAGTCTATCCATGCTGTTACTCCTTCGTTATAAGTAGTTGTACTTGTCCATTTTTTGGTTACACTGATCGTATTGTTTGATGATCCTGGTTTTAGAGTAATTAATTTTGTCTGATCGGTGGTGTAATCTGTGTATGAAGAAGCCGTACTCGTATTGGAAATAGGGTTCATACCTGCAGGTGTTACCGTAACATTAGAAATATACTCATCCGAAGGATCAGCAGAAACCGGACAAATAAACGGTAGGGTAGTAAAATTGGTAGAAGACGAATAGGTTCCAACTGTAGTGTTACATACATTGGCTATTTGCACCTCATATTGAGTAGCTGGCTCTAATCCTGAAAGATAAGAAGAGTTAGTTGATACAGGAACAGTTACCCATGTTGTAGCCCCTACTTTTCTATATAGTAAAGAATACTCTGCTCCTTGAAGAGCAGACCAATTTATGTTGGCTGAAGACTTTGTAACTCCAGTGGCTGCAATTCCTGTAGTAGCGGTGTCGGTAGAACAAGGGTTTGCTGAAGCAGACACAGTGGCATTTCCAATTGCATAAAAGATGTTATCAATAGCACTTACTCTGATTTTGAGATTAGAACCTGTGGCAAGTGATGAGAATGAAAAAGGTTCAACCCCGTCATTAGGAGTAGATGGTGTAACAACTGTCCATGTATTTCCGTTGTCTGTCGTATAGTCTATTTTAACATTCTGTACATTATAAGGAGAACTGTTTGTATTCACAACATCCCAGGTAATGGCGCCAGCGAGGTTGTTATAAACAGTAGTTGAGGTTACCTTGAATGGCCCGTCATTACCAACGTCTACTTTTACCAAACTGCTTTGGGTTTGTTGTTGAGTAATATCAGGGTTATTATCCCTTACTGTTACTTTAAAATTCATTAGTCTTGCTACACTAGGTAAAAGTTCCCAGTCCTGCACTGTAGTAAGGTTTCCACTAAGTACGGTTGTCAGTTTTGGGAAATATCGGGTAGGTGAAGTGGTTGGAGATAGAGATCTGAAGGCAGCACCACCGGTACGGGTAGAGGTTAAGGCATTAAATAGTGTAGTTGAAATATCATATTGCTCCCATGTGTAAGTCATAGGGTCATTTTGAGCATCGGAGGCATTGGCTGTTAATACAAAAGCAGTTCCTTTTGGAATAATTCTATTAGTGAGTGGTTGTATCACTGGAGGTGTATTGGCAACCGGAGTAGTAATTCCGCAGGTTTTACTATTTACATAAGCTTGTATCTGTTCAATATTAATGACATGGAAGTAAGCATCTGAATGCATTTGTACATTGGCCGCAGTAATTCCTGCATATCCCATAATGGTAGATCCTGATCCTGGTTCTATTGGAACATCCGATTGATTTTGATTGACCGTCATTGTGTGACGTCCTCCCAGCTGGTGTCCTAATTCATGAGCTACATAATCAATATCAAAAGCATCACCGAAAGGCTGATCTACTACAGATGGTGAAGTGATTCCAGCTCCTTTAGAAGTAGCATCATTATTGTTGGCAGGATTTATACACACATTTCCGACTCTTCCTGCACTACCACCACCACCTCTGTGTCCGAAAAAGTGGCCAACATCATAGGCTCCATTACCTATACCTGCGGTGTTGGTAAGTGTTTGCTGAACCTGTAAATTCCATGCTGAAGGAGCGCTGTAAGTACCATTAGTATTGGCAATAACATTTGAATAAGGATCTGTAGCCGGATCTGTAAAAATAACTTGTGGAAAATCCTGTACAATCAAATGAATTCCTAAATCCTTTTCATACACACCATTTACTCTGTTGATGGTCGCATTAATACGTGCAGCAGCGCCCGGAACACCTCCGGCAAGTTGGGTATACTCTCCGTTTACAGAAACGGCAAGTCTATATGTTCTATACTTTTGATCATTATTTTTATTAGAAATTCCTGCGCCGCTTACTCCTTTTTTTGACTGTAGAAGTTGCTTCATTTGCTTTTTGGCATTCTCAGGCTCAGATGTGTTACATTCAAAAGGAGTTCCGTCTGATGTTTTGTTTGTTTTAAAGAAAACACCATACACATCTTTTTCCTTATTGATAGGTTCTATAAATTCATATTTTCCCGTCTTGGAATCAAAAAGCATCGATTGGAAATCATTGGGAGCTGTACTGAATCTTACCTGTTTTGTAGGATTATCCAGTCCGACACCGGAATAAGCGCCTAATTCATACCTTTCAGCCATTGATTTTGCTACAACAGGAGAACTGTAGACTGAAAATCTTTCAACTTTTCCGTCAGTGGTAGGAAGAGAAACAACTACCGGATTTCCTTGGCCTGCTTCCGGAGCATTTTTTAATAATTCTCTCAACGTATTGAGGTCAAATTTGTAAGAATGAAGGACGTTTACCTCTTTCCTGATCGGACTAATTCTTTGGGAAACCGGTTCCCAACGCTGGGCTTGCAAGCTTGTTAAGCCTATAGCTAACGCAAATAAGAAAGTAACTTTTTTTTTCATAATATATTGTAATAAACTAAAGTTGTTTTATGAACTCCGCGTAAATTTAACCAATTTTATGATAAAATACATGTAAAAGTGTTTAATTTTAGATTATTTTTTATTTTTATAAATGATAATCTATGTAATTGTCAATTTGGGTGTTTTTTTTCGCCATAAATGTAATTTTAAAAAATATTTAATCATATTAAACATCAAAAAAGAGCTTGATTCATCATGAAACAAGCTCTTTTTTAATTATATAATATTGTTATTTCTGTACAGCAGGAAGATTTCCGTTGCTTTTTTGGACCCTTTTATAAGTAAAAGTACACATCATGATGCTGAACTCATATAATATAAGTAATGGGAAAGCAGCCATCAACATACTTAGTACATCCGCCGGAGTAATAATTGCTGCGACCACCATGATCAATACAATAGCATGACGACGGTAGGTCTTCATAAATACAGGAGTAAGAATTCCGATACTGGTAAGGAAATAGATCAGAATAGGAAAAAGGAAAATAACACCCATTCCAAGAACTACCTGTAAAAATAATGTAGTATAGTCGCTCAGATCATAAAGAGGAACTATAATATCTGAAATTTTAAAGATAACTCCAAAATTAACTGCGAAAGGCAGGATTAAAAAGTAACCACATAATACCCCTGTCATAAAAAGCATCCATACAGCATTAATGATATAGATTGAATTCTTTTTCTCTCTTGGATGTAAAGCCGGGCCGATGAAACGCCATAATTCCCAAACGATATAAGGAAATGCAGCTACCATTCCTCCAAAGACCGAAACGGCCATCATCACATTGAACTGCTGATATAACCTTTGTACACGTACAGGGAAATCCTTCGGAAGGTGAATACTGTCTTCTCCTAAAATCATCCTTGAAAAATGATTAACAATTTTGAAGGTCGGGAAATCATTTCTGGTAGGCCCAAAAAAGATATGATCCATGATCCAGTTGATATTGAATCCAACTACAAAGGCTGCAACGATGATAGCAATAATCGAACGAACCAAATGTCCTCTTAATTCTCCAATATGCCCCAGAAAGGACATGTCTTTATTATTGTCCATATAATAGAATCTGTCAAAATACCACCTTTAGAAAAGGCAAGCAGTTTAAGTCTGCGAAATTATGAAATAATAATCAGTATTTAGAATTTATTAGTCATGAATTTGTTCAGGATTATGTTACAGATTATTGATCTATTCTTAAAGTGACTTTCAAGTACAACAGCAAACAGCTCAAAATCATTTCAAGCTGTCCGTTGTTTTTATAATAAGATTCAATTATTTGTCAAGGATCTCTAATACTTTTTCTGCTACAGCAGCTCCGGATTGAGGGTTTTGTCCCGTTACCAGATTTCCATCGGCTACAGCAAAAGGAACAAAATCCTGATCAGCTTTTACATAATGGGCCCCTTTATTTTTAAATACATCTTCGGTAAGGTAAGGCATATGATCTGCCAATTCTGCTGCAATTTCTTCTGAATTGGAGAAGCCCGTCACTGTTTTTTCTTTGATCAGAAGTTCTCCATTAGACAGTTTAATATTAAAAAGCCCTACAGCTCCATGACATACAGAGGATACAATTCCTCCTGTTTCATAAATACGACGTGCTATTTCCTGCAATTCCTTATTATCAGGGAAGTCCCAAACTACACCATGACCCCCGGCATAGTAGATTACACCATAATCATCAGGATTGATGTCTTTTGGAGTTAGAGTGTTTCCTAATTTATTTCTGAACGTTTCATCAGCATAATATTTCCAATCTACAGGTTGTACAAACATTTGTATAGAAATAGGATCCAGTGGAGTATACCCTCCTTTCGGGCTTACAAAATCAATTTCATAGCCTTTTTCTTGCAGCTTTTCATAAAAATGAACTGCTTCACCCAACCATAGGCCTGTTGCTCTTTCCATATTAGGATATTTTTCCACACTTGTCACTACGATTAATGCTTTCTTTTTCATTGGTATTGTTGTTAAAAATTATACTACAAAGATTGGAATTTTTAAAATGCTACAACAAGGATATACCTCAAAAAAAAGATGTGACACAGGTCACATCTTTTTTTAGTATAATCGGCTTAATGTTTCTCTAGATACTCCCAGATAGCTTGCAATAAGCTGTTTCGGAATGTGATCTATAAAACCGGGATATTGTTTTATAAAATCTTCATAGCGTTCCTTCGCAGATTTACTCATTAAAGAAAGTATTC
This is a stretch of genomic DNA from Chryseobacterium tructae. It encodes these proteins:
- a CDS encoding reprolysin-like metallopeptidase, with protein sequence MKKKVTFLFALAIGLTSLQAQRWEPVSQRISPIRKEVNVLHSYKFDLNTLRELLKNAPEAGQGNPVVVSLPTTDGKVERFSVYSSPVVAKSMAERYELGAYSGVGLDNPTKQVRFSTAPNDFQSMLFDSKTGKYEFIEPINKEKDVYGVFFKTNKTSDGTPFECNTSEPENAKKQMKQLLQSKKGVSGAGISNKNNDQKYRTYRLAVSVNGEYTQLAGGVPGAAARINATINRVNGVYEKDLGIHLIVQDFPQVIFTDPATDPYSNVIANTNGTYSAPSAWNLQVQQTLTNTAGIGNGAYDVGHFFGHRGGGGSAGRVGNVCINPANNNDATSKGAGITSPSVVDQPFGDAFDIDYVAHELGHQLGGRHTMTVNQNQSDVPIEPGSGSTIMGYAGITAANVQMHSDAYFHVINIEQIQAYVNSKTCGITTPVANTPPVIQPLTNRIIPKGTAFVLTANASDAQNDPMTYTWEQYDISTTLFNALTSTRTGGAAFRSLSPTTSPTRYFPKLTTVLSGNLTTVQDWELLPSVARLMNFKVTVRDNNPDITQQQTQSSLVKVDVGNDGPFKVTSTTVYNNLAGAITWDVVNTNSSPYNVQNVKIDYTTDNGNTWTVVTPSTPNDGVEPFSFSSLATGSNLKIRVSAIDNIFYAIGNATVSASANPCSTDTATTGIAATGVTKSSANINWSALQGAEYSLLYRKVGATTWVTVPVSTNSSYLSGLEPATQYEVQIANVCNTTVGTYSSSTNFTTLPFICPVSADPSDEYISNVTVTPAGMNPISNTSTASSYTDYTTDQTKLITLKPGSSNNTISVTKKWTSTTTYNEGVTAWIDFNKDGYFAESEIIFTSVPNKITPVTGTFSVPMNAYTGGNVIMRVVMAYGTQPQNGCSSQDYGEIEDYPILIQQELSTSDITKDKASIQIYPNPVSDVLNVTQVSPKAQFSITNIAGQKVMSGQISDNKISVSRLSTGAYVISIEDKGTISNLKFIKK
- the tatC gene encoding twin-arginine translocase subunit TatC; the protein is MDNNKDMSFLGHIGELRGHLVRSIIAIIVAAFVVGFNINWIMDHIFFGPTRNDFPTFKIVNHFSRMILGEDSIHLPKDFPVRVQRLYQQFNVMMAVSVFGGMVAAFPYIVWELWRFIGPALHPREKKNSIYIINAVWMLFMTGVLCGYFLILPFAVNFGVIFKISDIIVPLYDLSDYTTLFLQVVLGMGVIFLFPILIYFLTSIGILTPVFMKTYRRHAIVLIMVVAAIITPADVLSMLMAAFPLLILYEFSIMMCTFTYKRVQKSNGNLPAVQK
- a CDS encoding type 1 glutamine amidotransferase domain-containing protein; translated protein: MKKKALIVVTSVEKYPNMERATGLWLGEAVHFYEKLQEKGYEIDFVSPKGGYTPLDPISIQMFVQPVDWKYYADETFRNKLGNTLTPKDINPDDYGVIYYAGGHGVVWDFPDNKELQEIARRIYETGGIVSSVCHGAVGLFNIKLSNGELLIKEKTVTGFSNSEEIAAELADHMPYLTEDVFKNKGAHYVKADQDFVPFAVADGNLVTGQNPQSGAAVAEKVLEILDK